A region from the Excalfactoria chinensis isolate bCotChi1 chromosome 11, bCotChi1.hap2, whole genome shotgun sequence genome encodes:
- the MPHOSPH6 gene encoding M-phase phosphoprotein 6 — protein MAGEVKTKLSKNLLRMKFMQRGLDSQTKKQLDEEEKKIISDEHWYLDLPDLKEKESYIIEERSFMPCEDLLYGRMSFKGFNPEIEKLMVQFNSKNKKEEIEEDGRMEADVSDEEMARRYETLVGTIGKKFMRKRDQRVLQDEDEEKNSNTRPMKARKMFLKPQD, from the exons ATGGCTGGGGAGGTGAAAACGAAGCTGTCCAAGAACCTCCTGCGCATGAAG tTCATGCAAAGGGGTTTGGACTCACAAACTAAAAAACAACTCgatgaagaggaaaagaagataaTTAGCGACGAACACTGGTACCTTGATTTACCAGACCTAAAGGAGAAAGA GAGCTATATAATAGAAGAGAGGAGCTTTATGCCATGTGAGGATCTACTTTACGGCAGAATGTCCTTCAAAGGATTCAATCCGGAAATTGAG aaattaatgGTCCAATTTAACTctaagaacaagaaagaagaaattgaagAGGATGGTAGAATGGAGGCTGATGTGTCTGATGAAGAAATGGCCAGAAG GTATGAAACGCTGGTGGGAACAATAGGGAAGAAATTCATGAGAAAAAGAGACCAGCGTGTTCTCcaagatgaagatgaagagaAGAATAGCAACACGAGACCCATGAAAGCtaggaaaatgttcttaaaaCCTCAGGATTAA